Proteins encoded within one genomic window of Ranitomeya variabilis isolate aRanVar5 chromosome 4, aRanVar5.hap1, whole genome shotgun sequence:
- the LOC143769909 gene encoding uncharacterized protein LOC143769909, with protein MSDRRHADQLITRRLWEEVCSAVMDNWEELDAGAQDLARNRIIVRWRSIRDRFKREFNKEMQAPSGSRGRRSRYKHARALSFLRSTLLSRSTFCSTREPASELQPSGAIPRESATGDHVDPSVSAPTLLFDPSASSTSAGAAGRTSSLEAAGDELEFPLPHPSATAATSRPTLWSGRQRQRGQERSYAPDFLHLNASFHSAIKLLSEQTSAGYNMLNKSILELSSRLDRMQSDANQSPRHCFFQAVLRHMENLTPDLQMHVMQGCHTALAQAISHAPPPTLHVSTPFPSQSTVYPPIRPPPVRPPPVHSTPSSFVPSPLSLSQFLTSPFHSSPLTSPLSIPATPSYLTHTTSAPQVSTQPHVFTTHSTSVPPRDVLSPTLDVVRPPVSPSATISTQNYENL; from the exons atgtcggaccgccgccatgctgaccagttaatcacccgacggctatgggaggaagtgtgcagtgctgttatggataactgggaggaactcgatgctggggcccaggatctagcgc gtaacaggattatcgtgcggtggcggtcaatcagggatcgcttcaagagggagtttaataaggagatgcaggccccgagtggatctagaggacgcaggagcagatacaaacatgccagagccctgtcgttcctacggtcgacgctgctgagcagaag cactttctgcagcactcgggagcctgcatcagagttgcagccctctggagcgatccctcgagagtccgccaccggggaccacgtcgacccctctgtttctgcacctacccttttgtttgatccctcagcctcatccaccagcgctggagcagcagggcggacttcgtcacttgaagctgcaggtgatgagttagagttccctttaccccacccctctgccactgccgcaacttctagaccaactttgtggtcaggacggcagcgccagagaggtcaggaaaggagctatgcgcctgactttttgcatctgaatgcatcctttcacagtgccatcaagcttttgagtgagcaaacgtctgctgggtacaatatgcttaacaaaagcatacttgaactcagcagtcgtcttgataggatgcaatcagatgcaaaccagtcaccaaggcactgtttttttcaggcggtcctcaggcacatggaaaatctaactcctgacctgcagatgcatgtgatgcaaggctgccacactgctctagcgcaggcgatatcccatgcccctccacctacccttcatgtgtcaacacctttcccctctcaatccaccgtctatcctcccatccgtcctcctcctgtacgtcctcctcccgtccattctactccttcgtcatttgttccttccccccttagtctttcccagtttttaacgtcccccttccattcttcccctttaacttctccgttatcaatcccagcaacaccttcatacctcacacacaccacatctgcacctcaagtctctacacaacctcatgttttcaccacccattccacttctgttcctccccgtgatgtcctgtcccccactctcgacgtggtccgcccgcctgtcagcccctccgctactatctccacccaaaactatgagaatctgtaa